One segment of Streptomyces bathyalis DNA contains the following:
- a CDS encoding NUDIX hydrolase: protein MRNDAGEYLLHLRDHIPGIWEPGMWSLLGGGREPADRSLEETVRRELLEEAGLHIPVLMPFGVEYAKSSDGATVPIQIFAGHWSGDPAGLELTEGVMLHWFRPGIMPCLRMSPSTLDVVLRHAETCAADANRPEDSGTLSGRTSAPESRPPAAPLLPASSPGGGAVLNVVGVHLYLERDDGRILLGLRHPDSAYAGSTWHFLAGHCEQESAVACLIREAKEEAGLLIRPEDVDLVHTVHLVDTHGGQPRMQMVFRARKWRGEPEILEPDKCTAWQWWEPDALPSRTVPYARAAVAGIGVGRRYTEVGWS, encoded by the coding sequence ATCCGCAACGATGCGGGCGAGTACCTTCTGCATCTTCGTGACCACATACCCGGCATCTGGGAGCCGGGTATGTGGTCGCTCCTCGGCGGCGGACGTGAACCGGCCGACCGGTCCCTGGAGGAGACGGTCAGGCGCGAACTGCTGGAAGAGGCGGGGCTCCACATCCCCGTCCTCATGCCCTTCGGCGTGGAGTACGCCAAGAGCAGCGACGGTGCCACTGTCCCGATCCAGATCTTCGCAGGCCACTGGAGCGGTGACCCCGCCGGCCTGGAGCTGACAGAAGGCGTGATGCTGCACTGGTTCCGTCCCGGGATCATGCCGTGCCTGCGAATGAGCCCGTCGACCCTCGACGTCGTCCTCCGCCACGCCGAAACGTGCGCAGCCGACGCGAACCGGCCGGAAGACTCCGGGACGCTCTCCGGCCGGACGTCCGCACCCGAGAGCCGGCCTCCGGCCGCCCCGCTGCTGCCGGCGTCATCCCCGGGCGGGGGAGCCGTGCTCAACGTCGTCGGTGTGCACCTCTACCTGGAGCGCGATGACGGCAGGATCCTGCTGGGTCTGCGGCACCCCGACTCCGCCTATGCGGGGAGCACTTGGCACTTCCTCGCCGGGCACTGCGAGCAGGAGAGCGCCGTGGCCTGCCTGATTCGGGAGGCGAAAGAGGAAGCCGGCCTGCTGATCCGGCCTGAGGACGTGGACCTCGTGCACACCGTCCACCTCGTCGACACGCATGGCGGACAGCCGCGCATGCAGATGGTCTTCCGTGCGCGGAAGTGGCGCGGCGAGCCCGAGATCCTCGAGCCCGACAAGTGCACTGCCTGGCAGTGGTGGGAGCCCGACGCGCTCCCGTCCAGGACCGTGCCCTACGCCCGGGCAGCCGTCGCCGGCATCGGAGTGGGGCGCCGCTACACGGAGGTGGGCTGGTCGTGA
- a CDS encoding phosphatase PAP2 family protein, with protein sequence MHGPTHAPTTDPPSPVSLSVPAARWLWAALALGALACAVIGLIAVGWPPLLSADKDVADWFHARALQHPAWTHANRVFSDWVWDPVTMRLLVAAAALWVWLRGEAVLALWCLATAAAGAGVQQGLKALLDRNRPKWQQPVDSAHFSAMPSGHAMTAAIACVLVVWLVHRSGAGRQQRALVLALACLSVAGVCLTRIVLGVHWLTDTVVGAALGCALAAASIGLWYLLVDRGVFGAARNGA encoded by the coding sequence ATGCACGGACCGACGCATGCCCCGACCACGGACCCGCCCTCTCCCGTGAGCCTCTCCGTACCCGCGGCGCGATGGCTGTGGGCCGCACTAGCCCTGGGCGCCCTCGCCTGCGCCGTCATCGGGCTCATCGCGGTCGGCTGGCCGCCCCTGCTGAGCGCGGACAAGGACGTCGCGGACTGGTTCCACGCCCGCGCGCTGCAACATCCGGCCTGGACCCACGCCAACCGCGTGTTCAGCGACTGGGTTTGGGACCCGGTGACCATGAGACTCCTCGTCGCTGCGGCAGCGCTGTGGGTGTGGCTGCGAGGGGAAGCGGTGCTCGCACTGTGGTGCCTGGCAACCGCCGCCGCCGGCGCGGGTGTTCAGCAAGGACTCAAGGCGCTCCTGGACCGCAACCGCCCGAAGTGGCAGCAGCCTGTGGACTCCGCCCACTTCTCCGCCATGCCGTCGGGCCACGCCATGACGGCCGCGATCGCCTGCGTGCTGGTGGTGTGGCTGGTTCACCGTTCCGGAGCGGGACGTCAGCAGCGCGCACTCGTACTCGCCCTGGCCTGCCTGTCGGTCGCCGGTGTGTGCCTGACCCGGATCGTGCTGGGGGTGCACTGGCTCACGGACACCGTGGTCGGTGCGGCGCTGGGCTGCGCACTGGCTGCGGCGTCCATCGGACTGTGGTACTTGCTGGTCGACCGGGGCGTGTTCGGGGCTGCCAGGAACGGCGCCTGA
- a CDS encoding M56 family metallopeptidase gives MMVPLALLVLGALAAAVAPRVLARSSWPEREPVLGLWMWQCVVAAVLLCCLLAMAFSAAAAWQVVRGHVFAPAPSGVEEAYGLGLGSYGPWAGALAVLLACGGAWTGAMLLREVHEARMRRRRSRAELRERAPRLPGEERSDGDRLVVLEGDKPEARWLPGSTPQLVVTTAALRRLKGRQLDAVLEHEQGHARARHDWLMHCSSALAAGFPRVPVFAAFRDQVHTLVEMAADDTASKRYGRLTVALALVELNEDSGVFGPAPTPLAQVPHRVHRLLSAAPRLPVSRRVRMTAAAVLVPAVPLVVAFVPGLSALR, from the coding sequence ATGATGGTCCCGCTGGCGCTGCTCGTCCTCGGCGCCTTGGCCGCCGCCGTCGCCCCTCGTGTGCTGGCCCGTTCTTCCTGGCCGGAACGGGAGCCGGTGCTCGGGCTGTGGATGTGGCAGTGCGTCGTCGCCGCCGTGCTGCTGTGCTGCCTGCTGGCCATGGCGTTCTCGGCAGCCGCCGCCTGGCAGGTCGTCCGGGGCCATGTGTTCGCACCGGCGCCCAGCGGCGTCGAGGAGGCCTACGGGCTCGGCCTTGGCTCGTACGGCCCCTGGGCCGGAGCCCTCGCGGTGCTGCTGGCCTGCGGCGGCGCGTGGACGGGCGCGATGCTGCTGCGGGAGGTGCACGAGGCAAGGATGCGGCGCCGCAGGAGCCGTGCGGAGCTTCGTGAGCGGGCGCCGCGGCTGCCCGGCGAGGAACGGTCCGACGGCGACCGTCTGGTGGTCCTGGAGGGGGACAAGCCGGAAGCCCGGTGGCTGCCCGGCAGCACGCCGCAGCTCGTCGTCACCACCGCCGCGCTGCGCCGCCTGAAGGGACGTCAGCTGGACGCGGTCCTGGAACACGAGCAGGGTCACGCGCGTGCCCGTCACGACTGGCTGATGCACTGCTCCTCCGCGCTCGCGGCCGGTTTTCCCCGGGTGCCCGTCTTCGCCGCGTTCCGCGATCAGGTGCACACCCTGGTCGAGATGGCCGCGGACGACACTGCCTCGAAGCGCTACGGCCGGCTCACCGTGGCCCTGGCCCTGGTCGAACTCAACGAGGACAGCGGGGTGTTCGGACCCGCACCGACTCCCCTCGCCCAAGTCCCCCACCGCGTGCACCGCCTGCTGTCCGCCGCTCCCCGGCTGCCGGTCTCGCGCCGGGTACGGATGACGGCGGCCGCGGTGCTCGTCCCGGCCGTGCCCCTCGTCGTGGCATTCGTACCGGGACTCTCCGCGCTTCGATAG
- a CDS encoding DUF5134 domain-containing protein: MHGSATVGWLLTALCAFVACVCLLRARGAGGMRRRTATSEALMGLGMAAMALPGSASAVLPPLVLLVLFGVVAVRELALLLEARRAPLSSGPGHGRAEHVHHLHHLVGALAMIYMALAMPGTHGAAPGNHTAAAASGLPLLTGALLIYYAVYVLRTGALLLPAPAGGALAAGAPGDACAARERPELATACRVAMGTGMLAMLLML, translated from the coding sequence ATGCACGGCTCAGCGACGGTCGGCTGGCTGCTGACGGCGCTGTGCGCGTTCGTCGCCTGTGTGTGCCTGCTGCGCGCACGGGGGGCCGGGGGGATGCGGCGGCGTACTGCCACGAGCGAGGCCCTGATGGGGCTGGGAATGGCGGCCATGGCGCTGCCCGGCAGCGCGTCCGCGGTACTGCCCCCGCTCGTCCTGCTGGTGCTCTTCGGCGTGGTCGCCGTGCGGGAACTTGCGCTGCTGCTGGAGGCACGGCGGGCACCCCTGTCGTCGGGACCGGGCCACGGGCGGGCGGAGCACGTCCACCATCTCCATCACCTCGTCGGTGCCCTGGCGATGATCTACATGGCGCTGGCGATGCCGGGGACGCACGGTGCCGCGCCCGGGAATCACACGGCCGCAGCCGCTTCGGGGCTGCCGCTGCTGACCGGTGCGCTGCTGATCTACTACGCGGTCTACGTACTGCGCACGGGCGCCCTTCTGCTTCCGGCACCGGCCGGTGGCGCCCTGGCGGCCGGAGCGCCCGGGGATGCCTGTGCGGCGCGGGAGCGCCCGGAACTGGCGACGGCGTGCCGAGTCGCCATGGGCACCGGCATGTTGGCGATGCTGCTCATGCTGTGA
- a CDS encoding VOC family protein, translating into MVHVLSSRVLLRPTDPERTRTFYGQTLGLAVQREFGTGPERGTVYFLGGGSLEVSGRSEHPPTPGLQLWLQVEDAAAAHRELLDAGAEVLRGPVQEPWGLIEMWIADPDGVRICIVEVPHTHPMRYRPGI; encoded by the coding sequence ATGGTGCACGTACTCAGCAGCCGCGTACTGCTGCGGCCGACCGACCCCGAGCGCACGCGGACCTTCTACGGGCAGACGCTGGGGCTGGCGGTCCAGCGGGAGTTCGGGACGGGCCCGGAGCGCGGCACGGTCTACTTCCTGGGCGGCGGTTCCCTCGAGGTCTCCGGTCGCTCCGAGCACCCGCCCACGCCCGGCCTCCAGCTGTGGCTCCAGGTCGAGGACGCCGCGGCGGCGCACCGCGAGCTGCTCGATGCCGGGGCCGAGGTGCTGCGGGGGCCCGTGCAGGAGCCGTGGGGGCTCATCGAGATGTGGATCGCCGATCCGGACGGCGTGCGCATCTGCATCGTCGAGGTTCCCCACACCCACCCGATGCGCTACCGGCCGGGGATCTGA
- a CDS encoding GNAT family N-acetyltransferase — protein sequence MENVKETGEPTFRVAAPDDIHALVALLESAYRGDSSRAGWTTEADLLEGQRTDPEGVGAVVTDAGSIMLAVERAGELVGCCQLERRGDVAYFGMFAVRPELQGAGLGKVVLQEAERTVVAEWGSREMQMTVIRQREDLIAWYERRGYTRTGKLTPFPYGDERFGIPQRGDLAFELLVKTLDVPPS from the coding sequence ATGGAGAACGTCAAGGAGACCGGCGAACCGACCTTCCGCGTCGCGGCACCGGACGACATCCACGCTCTCGTCGCACTCCTGGAGTCGGCCTACCGGGGCGACTCCAGCCGCGCGGGCTGGACCACCGAGGCCGACCTGCTGGAGGGCCAGCGCACCGACCCCGAGGGTGTCGGAGCTGTCGTCACGGATGCCGGAAGCATCATGCTCGCCGTCGAGCGGGCGGGGGAGCTGGTGGGCTGCTGCCAGCTGGAGCGGCGCGGCGACGTCGCCTACTTCGGGATGTTCGCCGTCCGTCCCGAACTGCAGGGTGCGGGGCTGGGCAAGGTGGTGCTTCAGGAGGCCGAACGCACGGTCGTTGCCGAATGGGGTTCGCGTGAGATGCAGATGACGGTGATCCGGCAGCGCGAGGACCTGATCGCCTGGTACGAGCGCCGCGGCTACACACGCACCGGCAAGCTCACGCCGTTCCCCTACGGCGACGAGCGGTTCGGCATTCCACAGCGCGGTGACCTGGCCTTCGAACTGCTCGTCAAGACGCTCGACGTGCCGCCGTCTTGA
- a CDS encoding glycerophosphodiester phosphodiesterase: MSLLIVGHRGVMGVEPENTLRSFVRAEHEGVDVIELDLHLSKDGELVVMHDADVSRTTDGSGAISDFTLAQLRELDAGQGERIPTFHEVVEAVGSPLQAEIKDRAAARVLTGVIDELGLHERVTVISFHDEALREVREHLPEMPLVLVTGRSTPTAPERARELGAFMVSCELQWLESETVERCHADGIKVITWTVNTGEELDRVRELGLDGLVTDMPEIKTAARRAS, translated from the coding sequence GTGTCACTGCTCATCGTCGGCCACCGCGGAGTGATGGGCGTCGAGCCCGAGAACACTCTGCGCTCCTTCGTCCGCGCCGAGCACGAGGGTGTCGACGTCATCGAACTGGACCTGCACCTGAGCAAGGACGGCGAGCTGGTCGTGATGCACGACGCCGACGTCTCGCGGACCACGGACGGTTCTGGCGCCATCAGCGACTTCACCCTGGCGCAGCTGCGCGAGCTCGACGCCGGACAGGGCGAGCGCATCCCGACCTTCCATGAGGTCGTGGAGGCCGTCGGGTCCCCGTTGCAGGCCGAGATCAAGGACCGGGCGGCGGCCCGGGTGCTGACCGGAGTGATCGACGAACTCGGCCTGCACGAGCGCGTCACGGTCATCTCGTTCCACGACGAGGCGCTGCGCGAGGTACGGGAGCACCTGCCGGAGATGCCGCTGGTGCTGGTGACGGGCCGCTCGACTCCGACCGCGCCCGAACGCGCCCGCGAGCTGGGCGCGTTCATGGTCTCGTGCGAGCTGCAGTGGCTGGAGTCGGAGACCGTGGAGCGCTGCCACGCCGACGGGATCAAGGTCATCACCTGGACCGTGAACACCGGCGAGGAACTGGACCGGGTCCGCGAGTTGGGGCTCGACGGCCTGGTGACGGATATGCCGGAGATCAAGACGGCGGCACGTCGAGCGTCTTGA
- a CDS encoding alpha/beta hydrolase, whose translation MSGSSAPRGPERLAPGAREMMEAMAAVFPDVGVSVHDAAEARRIFALSMPEPPREPPVGEVSDRLIRGPEGAPELPVRIYRPYEEELAGGAAPTVVFFHGGGWVLGSLETHDATARAMCRASGAVVVSVDYRLAPETRFPEPAEDAYAAVRWAAENIAELGGDPEALLVAGDSAGGNLAAVCTLMVRERGGPRIAHQLLIYPSTDPLAETESRRLNAEGYFLTEAAMNWFGAQYFAPGSDLTHHYAAPLRADLSGLPPAHVVTAGCDPLCDEGRAYAAKLRDAGVPVSEAHFPGMFHGFLAVGDLLPDSSEAMAGLGKVIASTASDRKIHGEDGGPEG comes from the coding sequence GTGAGCGGCAGCAGCGCGCCCCGAGGTCCCGAACGCCTCGCCCCCGGAGCCCGCGAAATGATGGAGGCCATGGCGGCCGTCTTCCCGGACGTCGGCGTGAGCGTCCACGACGCGGCCGAGGCCCGCCGTATCTTCGCCCTGTCGATGCCGGAACCGCCGCGCGAGCCCCCTGTCGGCGAGGTGTCCGACCGTCTGATCCGCGGGCCCGAGGGCGCGCCCGAGCTGCCGGTGCGGATCTACCGCCCGTACGAGGAGGAGCTGGCCGGCGGCGCCGCGCCCACTGTGGTCTTCTTCCACGGAGGCGGCTGGGTCCTGGGAAGTCTCGAGACGCACGACGCGACGGCGCGCGCCATGTGCCGCGCGTCCGGAGCCGTGGTCGTCTCCGTCGACTACCGGCTCGCGCCGGAGACCCGCTTCCCCGAGCCGGCGGAGGACGCCTACGCGGCCGTCCGCTGGGCCGCGGAGAACATCGCGGAGCTGGGAGGCGACCCGGAGGCGCTGCTGGTCGCGGGCGACAGCGCGGGCGGCAACCTCGCCGCGGTGTGCACCCTCATGGTCCGTGAGCGCGGCGGTCCGCGGATCGCTCACCAGCTGCTCATATACCCCTCGACCGATCCCCTCGCCGAGACGGAGTCCCGGCGCCTCAACGCGGAGGGCTACTTCCTCACAGAGGCCGCGATGAACTGGTTCGGAGCCCAGTACTTCGCCCCCGGCAGCGACCTGACGCACCACTACGCGGCGCCGCTGAGGGCCGATCTGTCGGGTCTGCCGCCCGCCCATGTGGTCACCGCGGGCTGCGACCCGCTGTGCGACGAGGGGCGTGCCTACGCGGCGAAGCTGCGCGACGCCGGGGTGCCCGTGAGCGAGGCGCACTTCCCGGGCATGTTCCACGGCTTCCTCGCGGTGGGCGACCTGCTCCCGGACTCCTCCGAAGCCATGGCCGGACTGGGCAAAGTCATTGCGTCGACCGCGTCGGACAGGAAGATCCACGGCGAAGACGGGGGTCCGGAAGGATAA
- a CDS encoding DUF6421 family protein, translating to MTEMLSSKVADTRGMSDERVVEHPAWAVLKDAVEAIRPAQSKDGSIDFEAEDAPSRDAVESEVEQVCVAVRDLSSLLPHDAAYHEALVADLRRWAAGGFGVPDFLDSLLAFQPAQNRQDGLQHLVVFPMYTQNGNPDRNLEAVVVRMVWPDWLAELERTRYDNPLFCGITFEDFTSGYDTNSAVLFPETVAVREAPPRFSWGGIFCDREAARFRRVVDAACDVTSLELPETARELVSDQARCQQAFVLWDMVHDRTHSHGDLPFDPFMIKQRQPFWMYGLEELRCDLTAFHEAVRLEADGYPQGRDVQFTVLLDRLFRFPVTGERNRNYDGLGGQLLFAYLHQHGALRWTNNKLAIDWNLAREVTVRLREEIEMLYRAGIDRPKLVHWFKAYELVAAYLAPHPGSTWAKGPDALDLSLPPRKLVDDVLPDEFPLSMFYEALAKKLRSVIASTKGITAEAAVRAAA from the coding sequence ATGACGGAAATGCTTTCGTCCAAGGTCGCGGACACCCGGGGAATGTCCGACGAGCGCGTGGTCGAACACCCGGCATGGGCAGTGCTGAAGGACGCCGTCGAAGCCATCCGCCCCGCACAGTCGAAGGACGGCTCGATCGACTTCGAGGCGGAGGACGCTCCGTCGCGTGACGCCGTGGAATCCGAGGTGGAGCAGGTCTGCGTCGCCGTGCGGGACCTCTCGTCGCTGCTGCCCCACGACGCCGCCTACCACGAGGCGCTCGTCGCCGACCTGCGCCGCTGGGCCGCGGGCGGCTTCGGCGTCCCGGACTTCCTCGACTCCCTGCTCGCCTTCCAGCCCGCACAGAACCGCCAGGACGGCCTCCAGCACCTCGTCGTCTTCCCGATGTACACCCAGAACGGCAACCCCGACCGCAACCTCGAGGCGGTCGTGGTGCGCATGGTCTGGCCGGACTGGCTGGCCGAGCTGGAGCGCACCCGCTACGACAACCCGCTCTTCTGCGGCATCACCTTCGAGGACTTCACCTCCGGCTACGACACGAACTCGGCGGTGCTCTTCCCGGAGACCGTCGCCGTGCGTGAGGCGCCGCCCCGCTTCTCCTGGGGCGGCATCTTCTGCGACCGCGAGGCGGCGCGCTTCCGCCGCGTCGTCGACGCCGCCTGCGACGTCACCAGCCTCGAACTCCCCGAGACCGCCCGGGAACTGGTCTCCGACCAGGCGCGCTGCCAGCAGGCATTCGTGCTCTGGGACATGGTGCACGACCGCACCCACAGCCACGGTGACCTGCCCTTCGACCCGTTCATGATCAAGCAGAGGCAGCCGTTCTGGATGTACGGGCTGGAGGAGCTGCGCTGCGACCTGACGGCCTTCCACGAGGCCGTGCGCCTGGAGGCCGACGGCTATCCGCAGGGTCGCGACGTGCAGTTCACCGTGCTGCTCGACCGGCTCTTCCGCTTCCCGGTCACGGGCGAGCGCAACCGCAACTACGACGGGCTGGGCGGCCAGCTCCTCTTCGCCTACCTCCACCAGCACGGGGCGCTGCGCTGGACGAACAACAAGCTGGCCATCGACTGGAACCTCGCGCGCGAGGTGACGGTGCGGCTGCGCGAGGAGATCGAGATGCTCTACCGCGCGGGCATCGACCGTCCCAAGCTCGTCCACTGGTTCAAGGCGTACGAGCTGGTCGCCGCCTACCTCGCGCCGCACCCGGGCTCCACCTGGGCCAAGGGGCCCGACGCGCTCGACCTGAGCCTGCCGCCGCGAAAGCTCGTGGACGACGTGCTTCCGGATGAGTTTCCGCTGAGCATGTTCTATGAGGCCCTCGCGAAGAAGCTCCGTTCCGTGATCGCATCGACGAAGGGCATCACAGCGGAGGCCGCCGTACGGGCCGCCGCCTGA
- a CDS encoding SDR family NAD(P)-dependent oxidoreductase, with amino-acid sequence MTNTTARGYQGNGKGSLEGSVIAVAGAAGPAGAAALLRLAEEGATVVGADSDVERLAQAVDAARFAHGGARVTGETVDLLDLAATREWAARTEKEFGKVHGLVHLVGGWRGSASFAETDLAHWDTLHDLLIRTVQHTSLAFEAPLARSGNGRFLLVSAAGASNPTAGNAAYSASKAAAEAWTLALGDSFRKAGGEAGPSAAAAILVVKALVSDQMRAERPKAKFAGFTDVKDLADTIAGTWSTPTEEVNGQRLWLTPKP; translated from the coding sequence ATGACCAACACGACGGCACGCGGATACCAGGGCAACGGCAAGGGGAGCCTCGAAGGGTCCGTCATCGCCGTCGCGGGAGCGGCAGGGCCTGCCGGAGCGGCGGCGCTGCTGCGGCTCGCCGAGGAGGGGGCCACGGTCGTCGGGGCCGACTCCGACGTCGAGCGCCTCGCCCAGGCCGTCGACGCCGCCCGCTTCGCGCACGGCGGTGCGCGCGTGACCGGGGAGACCGTCGACCTGCTGGACCTCGCGGCGACGCGCGAGTGGGCCGCACGGACCGAGAAGGAGTTCGGCAAGGTGCACGGGCTCGTGCACCTTGTCGGCGGCTGGCGGGGCTCGGCGTCGTTCGCCGAGACCGACCTCGCGCACTGGGACACGCTGCACGATCTGCTGATCCGCACCGTGCAGCACACCTCGCTCGCCTTCGAGGCCCCGCTGGCGCGCAGCGGCAACGGCCGTTTCCTGCTGGTCAGCGCCGCCGGTGCGAGCAATCCCACGGCGGGCAACGCCGCCTACTCCGCATCCAAGGCCGCGGCTGAGGCGTGGACACTGGCGCTCGGGGACTCCTTCCGCAAGGCAGGGGGCGAGGCCGGACCGTCCGCGGCTGCTGCCATCCTGGTGGTCAAGGCACTGGTGAGCGACCAGATGCGGGCCGAACGTCCCAAGGCCAAGTTCGCCGGCTTCACCGACGTCAAGGACCTGGCCGACACCATCGCCGGCACGTGGAGCACGCCCACCGAGGAAGTGAACGGACAACGCCTGTGGCTGACCCCGAAGCCCTGA
- a CDS encoding threonine aldolase family protein, translated as MADPEALNTDAKRRHDPGIRGFASDNYAGAHPEVLAALALANGGHQSAYGDDEYTAHLQRTVRSHFGPRAEAYPVFNGTGANVISLQALTDRWGAVICAESAHINVDECGAPERVGGLKLLTVPTEDGKLTPELIDREAHGWDDEHRAMPQVVSLTQSTELGTVYSVEEIRAICDHAHERGMKVHLDGARIANAAAALDRPMRAFTNAAGVDVLSLGGTKNGMLFGEAVVVLDPDAVRAMKHLRKLSMQLASKMRFISAQWDALLSGDLWLRNARHSNAMARRLAEGVKDVDGVEILYPVDANAVFARLPNEVSERLQKRYRFYFWNEAAGDVRWMCSFDTSEEDVDGFIAALREEMGR; from the coding sequence GTGGCTGACCCCGAAGCCCTGAACACCGACGCGAAGCGCCGCCACGACCCCGGGATCCGCGGATTCGCCAGCGACAACTACGCCGGCGCCCACCCCGAGGTCCTGGCGGCGCTCGCCCTGGCCAACGGCGGGCACCAGTCCGCGTACGGCGACGACGAGTACACCGCGCACCTCCAGCGGACGGTCCGCAGCCACTTCGGCCCACGGGCCGAGGCCTACCCGGTCTTCAACGGCACCGGCGCCAACGTGATTTCGCTGCAGGCGCTCACCGACCGCTGGGGCGCGGTGATCTGCGCCGAGAGCGCGCACATCAACGTGGACGAGTGCGGCGCCCCGGAACGTGTCGGCGGGCTGAAGCTGCTGACGGTGCCCACCGAGGACGGCAAGCTCACGCCCGAGCTCATCGACCGCGAGGCGCACGGCTGGGACGACGAGCACCGGGCGATGCCGCAGGTCGTCTCCCTCACACAGAGCACCGAACTCGGCACCGTCTACTCCGTGGAGGAGATCCGCGCGATCTGCGACCACGCCCACGAGCGCGGCATGAAGGTGCACCTGGACGGTGCCCGCATCGCGAACGCCGCAGCGGCGCTCGACAGGCCCATGCGGGCCTTCACCAACGCCGCCGGCGTCGACGTCCTCTCCCTCGGCGGCACCAAGAACGGGATGCTCTTCGGCGAGGCCGTCGTCGTCCTCGACCCGGACGCCGTCCGCGCGATGAAGCACCTGCGCAAGCTGTCCATGCAGCTCGCCTCCAAGATGCGCTTCATATCCGCGCAGTGGGACGCCCTGCTCTCGGGCGACCTGTGGCTGCGCAACGCCCGCCATTCCAACGCGATGGCGCGCCGCCTCGCGGAAGGCGTCAAGGACGTCGACGGGGTCGAGATCCTCTACCCCGTCGATGCGAACGCGGTGTTCGCGCGCCTCCCCAACGAGGTCAGCGAGCGCCTGCAGAAGCGCTACCGCTTCTACTTCTGGAACGAGGCCGCGGGCGACGTGCGCTGGATGTGCTCCTTCGACACCAGCGAGGAGGACGTCGACGGGTTCATCGCGGCGCTGCGCGAGGAAATGGGCCGCTGA
- a CDS encoding lysophospholipid acyltransferase family protein gives MAELVYPPVIATARAWFKALDLRFDIQGTEHVPRRGGALLVSNHISYLDFIFTGLAALPAKRLVRFMAKDSVFRHKVSGPLMRAMKHIPVDRSQGEDAYKHALKALDSGEVVGVFPEATISRSFTLKDFKSGAARLAQEARVPLVPVALWGTQRLWTKGHKRDFGRNHFPVGIRVGEALHAAPDESAAGLTSRVRERIQDLLESAQRAYPGTPNGPNDKWWLPAHMGGTAPTPAEARAM, from the coding sequence ATGGCAGAACTCGTCTACCCACCCGTGATCGCCACGGCACGCGCCTGGTTCAAGGCCCTGGACCTGCGCTTCGACATCCAAGGCACCGAGCACGTGCCACGACGGGGCGGCGCTCTGCTGGTGAGCAATCACATCAGCTATCTGGACTTCATCTTCACCGGTCTCGCGGCGCTGCCGGCGAAGCGGCTGGTGCGCTTCATGGCGAAGGACTCGGTCTTCCGGCACAAGGTCTCCGGACCGCTGATGCGGGCGATGAAGCACATACCCGTGGACCGTTCACAGGGCGAGGACGCCTACAAGCACGCGCTGAAGGCGCTTGATTCGGGCGAGGTAGTGGGCGTCTTCCCCGAGGCGACCATCTCCCGCTCCTTCACGCTCAAGGACTTCAAGTCCGGTGCCGCCAGGCTGGCGCAGGAGGCGCGCGTACCGCTGGTGCCGGTCGCGCTGTGGGGAACGCAACGCCTGTGGACCAAGGGCCACAAGCGGGACTTCGGACGCAACCACTTCCCCGTCGGCATACGCGTCGGCGAGGCGCTGCACGCCGCCCCGGACGAATCGGCGGCGGGGCTGACCTCGCGGGTGCGCGAGCGCATCCAGGATCTGCTGGAGTCGGCGCAGCGCGCCTACCCGGGCACCCCGAACGGGCCGAACGACAAGTGGTGGCTGCCGGCTCACATGGGCGGAACCGCGCCGACACCCGCCGAGGCGAGGGCGATGTAG
- a CDS encoding thioredoxin family protein: MCCTLRDVGAASRTRVRRQESAVRQQTGDGGTRLGEETLGAGALGRRATLVQFSSAFCQPCRATRRILREVSGMVPGVAHAEIDAEERLALVRELGIVRTPAVLVLDAGGREVSRAYGQPRKADVIAALAPAVEAGSGDTGSADTGGAAGERPAGDTGESARREKST; the protein is encoded by the coding sequence ATGTGCTGCACACTGCGGGACGTAGGGGCGGCGAGCAGGACACGAGTGAGACGGCAGGAGAGCGCGGTGCGGCAGCAGACCGGCGACGGAGGCACGCGGCTGGGCGAAGAGACGCTCGGCGCCGGAGCCCTGGGGCGGCGGGCGACGCTGGTGCAATTCTCCAGTGCCTTCTGCCAGCCGTGCCGCGCGACGAGGCGCATCCTGCGAGAGGTCAGCGGCATGGTGCCCGGCGTGGCCCACGCGGAGATCGACGCGGAGGAACGCCTCGCGCTCGTAAGGGAGTTGGGGATCGTGCGCACCCCGGCGGTTCTCGTGCTGGACGCCGGCGGCCGTGAGGTGAGCCGCGCCTACGGGCAGCCGCGCAAGGCCGACGTCATCGCGGCGCTGGCCCCGGCGGTCGAGGCGGGCTCTGGGGACACGGGCTCTGCGGATACGGGCGGTGCGGCGGGGGAGCGCCCCGCGGGAGACACCGGGGAGAGCGCCCGGCGGGAGAAGTCCACGTGA